The following DNA comes from Magnolia sinica isolate HGM2019 chromosome 18, MsV1, whole genome shotgun sequence.
ccatgggtaataattatgtttttttgaatcccatcccacctaatcccttctaatcccactgcccaaacggACCCTTGACGACTTACCTGTTGCtttcatactctggcagaatgtgatggatgatacgcaggtagCTTAGAAATTGCTAAGAAATTGCATGCCGCATGtgtgattttcacggttaaaaatagaccatccaaattatgcaCGTACcagtttagatgcatcatgaGCAAAGTATTACATTTAACTTTATCTAACTATTGTATTTCCGACATTTATTTtacggtttaaaatgaaaaacatccaatgcttcttcaaaaaaaaaaaaaaaaacgtgtgtCCATGAGTCAGGGTATTTCTCACGTAAATTTCATATCGTTACGTGTGCCATTTAAGTCCACTTGGCAGCCCACAGTGAGGAGGCCCATCACCTGTTTTCAATCATATCAAGTGGCCCCGCAATTTCTTCCGTACAAACCGATTTTTGTAGATTGTCctggaaagaaaataaataaatttccaaATAGATATCAGGGACCAATGATTAGACCTTTTGTCACTTGAACTGGACCGTTGTTCTTTGTGGTCATGCCATGCAAGCTTTTTTATTGACAGTACATGTAAAAGGATGCAACTggtccgagtcgactcagactcgGTTGGACCAAATGCAGGTTAACACTGCAAATCATCCTGGATGAGTCGCTGAAGTCCTTGGGTGTGACGGGAAAGGGAGGAAATGAGATTACATTGAAATCATCTACGAAGAGTTCTACGAGCCGTGATTTGTGTGTGACATGCACTCCATCCATCAGCTGTGCCGATTCATGCTCACTTGACTTGGAAAAAGAAATTGGCTTGCtgcaaaacttaggtgggccgcaccgcaGGAATAAAGTTGAAAAATCATGGCTGAAACCTAAATTCACCCGCGGTATATATGTAACCTATGTTAGTTTTGGAACAGAATTATTTTTGGTATcttccttaagggcctgtttggccaggcgaatcccatgggattaggagggatgagatggattttaaggtaatgacggtgatgtcagtggattggtttaagattcaTAGGATTgcctatatcccgggacaagttcactgggtctgtttgggacgcccggcttatcccgggattttaccttccaatctgtccaaccaagggatgggatcaattttaaggtaacgatggtgatgtcagtggattgttttaagattcatgggattgcctatatcctgggacaagtttcaccgggtctgtttggcttgtCATGCATATCTTGGGACATTGCAATCCCGTCCCTTCTAATACTGTGGGATTggactggccaaacaggccctaagctccCATCATGAGGTCTCACAACAGgttgtggatggagtggatcccaGTCCCCACAGAATCCAACCTTGCATtttggttgcaacaaatatcatgaaattggaaTGAAGCTTAGACTAAGAGCATATTggttgatatttggtgcaaccaaacacaccctaataaAAATTAATGAAATTTCCTTGTTGAATGCCCTGCTGCTATTCGCGTCCTGTCCTATTGGACATATTACAGCCACGCTATTGGACAAAGGCACCAGAGAGACCTCTTCTTTTTGCATGAAGCTCAGTCCCATTTTCAAAATGTGGCtttccccaagcaacccaagtcAGCTTGCACTGGGTTATCCATGGACAGGTTAAGAAGACCGAACCCTTGGCCTGCAGTCCAGTCTGAACAGAGCACAATTAGTGACCTGAAGGCTGGACCCGAACCCTTGGCGTGGCAGTCCGGTCTGAACGGAGAACAATTAGTGACCTGAAGATTGGTGGTTGTGGGTCTTGAATCCCAAGCAAATATAATAAGACCACCCTTATCAAACGATTGCAGAAAATCAGGGTCTTTAAACATTGtcggtggaccacactggaaaattTAAAAATCACCAAGAAATGACCAACTATAAGAAAGAACAAGAAAAGAAACCTATCCATCTAAAAgtggaatggatgaatgaatgaattcaCATTCATCCATGTCCACCCAcatgaatggttgggatcattCCACTGTTACGAAGAAGCTTAGCTATTGGATATCAAAatgtggttaaaaaaaaaaaaaccagaacagTTCGCCTTGCTTTTATAATCCAACGCAAACAcatttatatttcaaaaaaaaaaaaaaaaacacttgagtGAAAGAGACTTACACTCTctaagagaaatagagaaagaacCATTCATCCAGCCATCTTTGATTGATCTACAAGTTCCATCAACCAAGAAAACCCTCTAAACACAGAAGAGAGTTGGTCTAAGTACGCAACTTGGGTGAAACCATGGTTTCAACCCCTACTTAGGATGCCAAAATTCAATGAGAAGAAACAGAGCATATCTCTTGCGAAATCATCCTCAGCCTCACCGTTCAATTGTCTCCATTGCCCAACAAACAGTTCTCAGTCAGCGTCTGCAGAGCAGATCTCTTCTGCAACAACTGCATACAAGGCAacggaaaaaaaacaaaacaaaaataaaaacattaagAACTCTGTAATCCTCACATCTATGATGTGAATCCTATTTATGGTTTTGGTCATACAGTGTTGGTGAACCATTTAATTCCACCTTAACATTGCTCTGCCCAGATTTTCACAAACTTGAATACCTGTAGCTATCATCAACAGAACAATGTCAAAGCGAATACTCAATGTGAATTTTTATTGACCGTTCAGATCAAGCAGGGGTGGGTCCGAACTGTATCCCAGTCTCCCCAACCTCTGTTGGGAGGTAGTGgggtaaaagtggggcccacttatcatgCTTAACTACCATCAACAGAACAATATCAAAGGATACCATCTGTGTGATGGTGGATCTGCTTATCAACTGTTCTGATCAAACAATGGCTGGAACTGAACGTTTGATAAGATTTCAATGACAGCAGATCTTCGCTGTGGATGTTCTCATGCCCATCTCATCCTAAGTCCCAACTATGACCTTTaactactaaaaaaatagaaCAATACTGATACCTCATTGTTGGCATTTCCAATGATCTtttctttcaacataatcttcaGCCGCCTCAAGCTCTTCTTGTCTAATGATCTCTGTCTTCTGTCCTCGCCCTTATTCACGTCTTCAACCACAGCAGTCATCACCTTCCTCAAGCTCCCAAACTCCTTCGGTTTCCTTTTTCCACTGTCCCCGCCCACATTGTTATTCTCCTTGTCAGCATTCTCCAAAACCTTGCCCTTGATCGGCGTCCATTTCTTATTCGACAAGCTCAGCCTCAGAGACTGATTGCTCTTATTACCCAACAATTTCCCAGAATTCTCCTTGTCAGCATCCTCCAAAATCTTGCTTGTGATCGGCGTCCGTTTCTTATTCGACAGCCTCAGAGACTTGCTCTTATTTCCCGACATTTTGCCGGAATCTGATGCATCAGCTCTGTTAGACCTCAAAGTCATCGGAGTCTGACTCACAGCATGATCACTGGTCGGAAGCTCTCCGTCAATCTCAGTAGCCGGCATATTGGGATTCTCATGCGGATATGGTATAGCATCAGAACCGTGTTTTGGATTTTCCGGACCTTCAACCACTAGATTTTCTACTGCGGAGATGATAATGCTCTTTAGTTTGGTATCTTGATCGGTGTTCCCATTGAAAATTTCAGAGTTCAGAATCTGATCAGCAGCCATCGTTTCTGTGCCGGAATTGTTGCCTTCAATCGGATTCTTGGGAGGAAAATCATCCTGAAAGAAGTCCTTGGCATTTTCCACACCCAGATCAAGACCTGAATCAGCATCTGGATCGCAATTCTCATACTCCAGATTCAGATTTTCTGATGGCAATGAGGGATCTGTCATACCATTGCCAGATTCGTTATTATCTTCCACGAAAATCTCTGTATCAGAAGAAGATTTCAAACCCATATCCTCAACTGCATCACAAATTTCAGACTCTGAAACCTGATTTTCAGTGATGTTTCCAGTGGAATTTTCACTGGAAGCATCTGAATCTGGATTGCATTTTCCAGACTCCAGCGTTAGATTCTCCACGAGAAGTGAAACCAAAGATTCCAGATCGACATCTCCAGGGAACTGAACGACCTGATTCTCCACGAGATGTGAAGCCAAAGATTCCAGATCGGCGTCTCCAGGGACCTCATTGGTCGCATCTTTCAGACACCAATCTCGATCTGCATCTACATCGCTTTCTTCACGCTCCAGCATCTGATTCTCCACAACAGATGAATCCATCGAAGGATCTGGATCGCATTTTTCGCTTTCCAGATTGCAGGATTCTGTTGGAGAAGAAAATTCCAGAACAGCTGCTTGATTGCCATCGGGTGCGGCCACATCATCCTCTGCGTCGGATGATTCAGTTGGATGTTCACTTTCAATTGCTTTTTCTCTCAGTTCTACATCTTCAATGAATTTCTCGCTTTCCAGATTGCAGGATTCAGTTGGAGAAGAAAATTCCAGAACAGCTGCTTGATTGCCATCGGGTGCGGCCACATCATCCTCTGTGTCGGATGATTCAGTTGGATCTTCATCAGAGTTTTCACTTTCAATTGCTTTTTCTCTCAGTTCTACATCTTCTTCAATGAATTTCTCACTTTCCAGATTGCAGGATTCCGTTGGAAGAGAAGATTCCGGAACAGCAACGTGATTGTCACTGGAAGCTTCTTCCACCGAAATAACAGCAGGCGCATCATCCTCCGCAGCAAATGATTCAGTTGGATGTGCATCAGATTCTTCATTTTTCAGTTCTAAAACTTCTTCGACGAATTTTTCACTTTCTGAGGATTCCGTCCGAGGAGAAGAATCAAGAACACCGACTCGATTTCCACCGGAAACATCTTGCACAGGAATAACAGTGGCAGCATCTTCCAAAGCCAGATCTTGATCACGATCCTCGCTGCCATGATTGATTGATGCTCCTGCACGATGATCATTATCAGACAATTTCAAAGGTTTTTGTTGATCCGACATGGCAAATGCGTGAGAGATATGGatagttcatcaggtgggcttcaCCATAAATGGCCAAAATCAGGTGTCACATATTCATTAAAATTCATGTGCACGTGTGCGCTACCAGGTGACTAGACaggcctgattcttgggctactGCAAATACAAtcggatggcccacctgatgaatggtcaagATTTCAATGCTCCTTTGGATGATCATTATCAGAAGAGATATGTAAAGGTTTTTGTTGAGCCAATATGGAAAATGTGCGCGATATACGAATGGTTCATCAGATAGACCTCACCATTGATGGCCAAAATCAGGTGGCGCATGTGCATGCGTTCAAATCCATGTGCACGTGTGCACCATCAGATGACCAGACAGGCCTGATTTTTTCAGGCTACTGGCAAATACAGtcggatggcccacctgatgaacggtcaaGATTAATAGAGGCATGATTTTTCGGACTGCTGAAAATAGACTGGGATTAGTACAACTGATGACTGGAGGCCTGGTTTTTGGGCCACTGCAAATGCACTGggatgacccacctgatgaatggtccagatctggcACATCACCAGGTTTTCAATAGGAAATCATTGTTTGATATGTCAGGTAAGGGAAATTCACAAGAAATGATGAATAACATACCTTGCTCATCCTCTTGAACATCAGATTTCTCAAAACCCTCTTTCGATTCCTTCTCAGAATCATCAGATTCTACCGATAACGATGCGATCTTGACGGCTGCTTTCCTTCCTCTGCTCTTCCGAGTCGATGGGGCTTCTTCTTGCATCTTCTTCTCAGACAACCTTGAAGACCGTCTCGTGCTGTAAGTTCGTAAACCAACAGCTGTCCGATTTtcattctccttttcttccttGATGTGGGTTTCGTTGTCCCACCGAACCGAAGTGGCAGCCGTTGCCCTTTTCCGGCCGTTGCCTGTCGTGGGCGTTTTGGGCATTTCCGATCTGTTATTTTCCGCCAGTATCTCCGGCAAATCGACATGCTCCTCTTTTTCTTGATCTTCTTTCCCTGTTCTTCTCCGTGCTGTCGAAGCCTTCGCAGCCGCTCCTCGGAGAGTCCGTGGAGCAGACGGCATCGGGCTCTCTGCCGGATATTTCAGTCCATCTTCAATTGGATTGGCCAAATCTTTAATGGGTTTTCTCCGATTTGATGTTCTGCCACAGGTACGCGGAGGATCCGTCGATCTTACAGCTGTTCTTTTGGGAGATTCGGGAAGAACAGGCGCAGTTTCGGGCATGGTCGGCTGTTGAATATCTTCAATTCCTTCGATCTGATAAATTGAAAATAAAGAAGACGAGATTaaagaaacaagaagaagaaatccAAACAACGGATATGGGATTAAAAGAGatccaaaaaattaaaagaaaaaaaaattgcttaCCGTGTCGAGAGCTTGGAGCGCGTCAGCCATGGCGGCATTGGTCATGTTTGCCCGGATGTTGTTCTTCTTGCAGAGGATCTGGAGATCTTTCCTTGGAAGGCTGTTGAAATCCATGGTGCTGGAGAGTTGGAAAATCGTTGTTTcttagagagagggagagagagattttggtgctgTAGAGCAGGGAGATTTTTCGGTGTGGCACGGAGAGAGAAGCAATGCCCAcgcgtgtatatatatacatggagAAAAAAGAGACGTTGCCGTAAGTTGAAAAATATGACCGTTGAgggatttgaattttgattgctGGTGCTAAATTCAAAATGATCGGCAAAGAAGCGGATTGaggggattggctactccccctgacaccagccaatggctggtggtcggtgctatgtgggccccgccatgatgtatgtgtttcatccatgccatccatctgtttttacagatcattttaaagtataaaatctaaaaatgaggtaaataaaaatctcaagtgtaccacattacaggaaacagtgttgaatgagggttaaccattaaaaacattttgggggccataaaagttttggattaagctgatatttgttttttctattcatctgggcctttatgacctaatcaacagattggatgtcacataaacagtatagtgggcttaggaggattttaatggttgatatccaatcactattgttttcatgtggtgtgttcaacctgagatttatatccctctcatttttggtatcaagcaatacaatgatctttaaaaatggatgaacgtaatggatgaaacacatgcatcatggtggggcccacatagcaccgaccactagccacggagctggtgtcagggggagtagccaatccgtttcagaTAAAGTGGAAACATCTCTCTACAGCATAAGTAGCAGGGTAGTGTCTTAATCGGGACCTTCAAAGTTATGGGCCCGATTATAAATGGCCCATGTTTTGAATATAAAACCAATCAGAAAACGTAGTTGCTAATGTTGACcatctgggccatccatcttTGTTTCAGTTGTTTGCTTTGAAGGCAACTGATCAGATGGACAGGATCATTAAATCTACACGTATCTTTAATTACTTTCAATTCATAGTGtgccccactatttggatggtcctgattgatACGGCAATCTGCATCGTGTAACATGGACGGATGGATCTACCGTCGTattcttcttctgtttcttccGTATCCcagtgtttgattttccaaatcgcaTGTAAACAATTACTACTCCGCCTGTTTGAAAATGCAGTGCATTTCTGTTTTGAAAACCGCGCAAAAAAATATTGGTTTAAATTTCttgccccaccgtgatatatatatatatatatatatatatatatatatatatatatatatatatatatatatatatatatatatatatatatatatatgggaaaaggtactatgcgctcgacctcaccatgagctcctgtgaggtcgagctgtgtgggccccaccatgatgcatgtcgaccatcaataccgtgcatttgatgggtcccctttaaattatgggatatcccaaaaatcaaccgtataaggaactcaggtgggccataccatctaaaatcatgtgaaaacatgccaaaAATatgtaaaagcacttggtggggctcacctgagttttgaatgctgctgaaacttggtctgaaccctcatccgagtgggacacacataatggatgggctggatttgcaatccacatcatggtgggcccaaaaaatgattatgaatgttttaatggtgcatggcccctctccacttctgtccaGTTTTAGCTTAATATTTTGAGACATAAGACAAAAAAATGGAGCtcgatccaatactcaaatgacCACACTAAAGGATACGGCAGAACCAGTACATTAGTAAATGTTCAGTTCCCTAAATCTTATGGTATGGTCTGCTTGAGCTCGTTATTAGCCTCATTTTTTCGTGGAGCTGACATagtagatgaacagtttggataagacaccaacatcatggtgagccccatatatatttgatatatgGCAGTATCCTCGGTTTTAAAGCAAGTGAACGTAAAGTACAACAATGCTATACTTACCCGGtaaaataattattaccattttgCAGTGTATTTACCAAAGGTTTTCAAAAAACAAATTGTCCACCGTTTGAGAATCATCTGATAGGGTGGAAGTTCAGAGAACCACACATGTGCCACCTGTTCTGCACACGtgaaatagacatatttcaatctAAACCATTCGAATAGTGAGCCACAAGATAGATGTGGCATGGTCCAAAACTTACAATAGAAGATGATTTTAAAATGTATGTTTCATTGCCGTTTGGATTAGAGTTGAAATATTTAACGGTCAAAATTCAATGAATATATGTCCACTAATCTGAGGATAAGATCATCCCATCTatataattttggatcaatattgcATCCAAAATCTGGccaatgatttggacggtttaatttgagataAATGTATCCAGGTATATAGTATCCGTATGCAGGTGTAGAGTTTCTCGCAATAGTAATTGAGGATTATCAATTACATACGTTTAAATGGCGTCAAAACGGTCCAAACGGCAGGCACAGTAGACGGCGACTTTCTCGTTGCTCCCGCGGACGCGGGCTTGGATTAGGTCAGTCCGGGGTAACAGCTTAGCGGGTGAgttgatgtatgtgtcgtatatccatgccgtccattcattttgccagctcattttaggacactagCCCAAAGATGaaataaaaatcttaggtggaccacaccatgggaaacagtggtcattgaatgctcaccattaaaaaattcctagggccatccaacttgttgataaggtcatacagacctgtgtgaagggaaataaataaatatcatcttcatccaaaactttcgtggcacacaaaaaggtttttaatggttaatgaacactgttgcatgtggtgtggtccacttaagatataaatctgcttaatttttgggccatgccgaAAAATGAGCAGGCAAAAAGGATAAACGGCATGGGTATAcgactcatacatcaaggtagttCCTATGGTTAGGGACTGacccactaagctgttaaccCAGCCTTACCTAATACGCACCCGTACCTGCCGCGTGTTTTAATTTGTTGGGTGTGGACGGATGGATTTTGGGCTGTAATAATCTTGAGAACCGCTTTCTCTACTTATTACCTTTTTGGAGTGTTTTATACTGCgatttggttgattttattttactAAAGTCATCGTTAGCTAATTTTTTCGTTTCTACAGCCAACTAAACCTTATATAAAACTTAGGACGTAAATATGAAGATTTTCCATCCTAAGATGATTCTTTTATTCTAAAATCAAAAATTTTGATTAAGGAGCAAAGTTATGGAAAAGAAAGCTGTTAAGCACACACtctgactatatatatatatatatatatatatatatatatatatatatatatatattatatatatatatatatatgagtaatgctcacacccgagtgttaacctattaagagccaaattccatgcatatatatatatatatatatatatatatatatatatatatatatatatatatatatatatatatatatatatatatatgagtaatgctcacacacaactggtTGGACAttttattttcatccaactaGCCATGCATTTAATGAAAGCAATCCCTATTAATTAATGAAAGTTAATGCTTCCATATGCTAATGCCTCTTAATTACCTTACAAAGAACGGTGGAGACTGTATTTGGTGTTATTCCTAACAGGGGTGATTCCttgaccatgggacccaccttaaagcaTATATtgaatatccataccgtccattattttttcacatatcattttagtgcatgattctaaaaatgaagcagatccaaatatcaagtgaaccacattataggaaacagtggacgttaaatgcctaccattaaaagttcctaaggcccactgttatgtttatttgtcatctaacctattgataaggtaacACAGATCTGTGTcaagggaaaactcaaatatcttTACAGGTAGGGTGGACCCCACGGCCTAGGAGCACCAAGTTCTGTGTTACACGGGTTACACGCTAATCCATTTCCTACTCAGATTGCGTAACAAGTCACATGTGTGGCTACATTCCCAGTAAACTATTAAGTTCAACTGGTTGGACTAAACGTTACGCCCATCATATGATTACTTATAAAGtatgatgtttatatatatagACATCGCGTATTTTTAATGATCATTAATATCTACACATTAGATGCCCCTCACCCTTTAAAATAGCAATCAAACAGTGATAAATAGAAAATAAGTTCTGACACGGTAttggtgttttcctttcattcaggtctgtgtgacctaatgagcaggttagatggaaattaaacattacaAAAGGCCATAAGAAGTTCTCAATTGTAAGCATTCAAtaaccattatttcttgtggtgtagtccacttggatTTTGATCTATCTCGATTTTGGGCACAAGATATACAATGAGATATCAAAattaatgaacggcgtggataaaacacttgtacATTAAACAACACCTACGCCGGTAGCAGAGGAGTCATTGTGGAACCTGACTCCCCATTTGGGCTAAAATTCCATCTGTATCCAGTGGATGCAGAATGCCGATCATCGCCTTTGGCTGGAACTTTCCGAGACAGCAAGCTAAGAGGGACCACGGTAATGTTTACGGCAAATACATGCAGCATGTTTTTGCCGATCAGGCTAGGAAATGGACAaaacaatgaggcagatcaaaagttatgtggGCCGCAGGATGAAAAAAGTGGGAATGCTACTATTTAAACCTCCCTTGGTTTTACagccgtgatgtttatataccatctataCCCTTCATG
Coding sequences within:
- the LOC131233333 gene encoding uncharacterized protein LOC131233333, which codes for MDFNSLPRKDLQILCKKNNIRANMTNAAMADALQALDTIEGIEDIQQPTMPETAPVLPESPKRTAVRSTDPPRTCGRTSNRRKPIKDLANPIEDGLKYPAESPMPSAPRTLRGAAAKASTARRRTGKEDQEKEEHVDLPEILAENNRSEMPKTPTTGNGRKRATAATSVRWDNETHIKEEKENENRTAVGLRTYSTRRSSRLSEKKMQEEAPSTRKSRGRKAAVKIASLSVESDDSEKESKEGFEKSDVQEDEQGASINHGSEDRDQDLALEDAATVIPVQDVSGGNRVGVLDSSPRTESSESEKFVEEVLELKNEESDAHPTESFAAEDDAPAVISVEEASSDNHVAVPESSLPTESCNLESEKFIEEDVELREKAIESENSDEDPTESSDTEDDVAAPDGNQAAVLEFSSPTESCNLESEKFIEDVELREKAIESEHPTESSDAEDDVAAPDGNQAAVLEFSSPTESCNLESEKCDPDPSMDSSVVENQMLEREESDVDADRDWCLKDATNEVPGDADLESLASHLVENQVVQFPGDVDLESLVSLLVENLTLESGKCNPDSDASSENSTGNITENQVSESEICDAVEDMGLKSSSDTEIFVEDNNESGNGMTDPSLPSENLNLEYENCDPDADSGLDLGVENAKDFFQDDFPPKNPIEGNNSGTETMAADQILNSEIFNGNTDQDTKLKSIIISAVENLVVEGPENPKHGSDAIPYPHENPNMPATEIDGELPTSDHAVSQTPMTLRSNRADASDSGKMSGNKSKSLRLSNKKRTPITSKILEDADKENSGKLLGNKSNQSLRLSLSNKKWTPIKGKVLENADKENNNVGGDSGKRKPKEFGSLRKVMTAVVEDVNKGEDRRQRSLDKKSLRRLKIMLKEKIIGNANNELLQKRSALQTLTENCLLGNGDN